A genome region from Megalobrama amblycephala isolate DHTTF-2021 linkage group LG18, ASM1881202v1, whole genome shotgun sequence includes the following:
- the nefma gene encoding neurofilament, medium polypeptide a — protein MCDQEVGIPIKISVAIRTLPHRRINGPVKTSLGFFATAPRVYKGRQSCYPALREPHTLHLYTTLPRTSVHLHVHTPSVRMSYSIDTIGSPYRRVMDTRTSYSSPSSGFRSQTWSRASPTSSSYKRTFNVPVARAYGSTVLSSTDSLDFAQTSIHNGDYKRANEKEQLQGLNDRFAGYIDKVHFLEQQNKQIEAEIQALRQKQVSQSQLGELYDQELQELRSMLEQIHHEKAQIQMDTDHIEVDIQRLRDRFDEEARIREETEAIVRALKKDMGDSALVKAELEKKVQSLQDEIAFIRNNHQEELSDLLAQVQASQITVEKRDYQKADITEALREIRSQLEGHSTQNLQQVEDWFMCRYSKLTEAAEQNKTAIKSARDEIADYRRQLQSKTIELESVRGTKESLERQLNDIEDRHNNDIASLQETIHQLENELKSTKWEMARHLREYQDLLNVKMALDIEIAAYRKLLEGEESHFSTFPYRQTVTKGPKVKSEPPKLKVQHKFVEEIIEETRVEDEKSEMDEALAEMAEEMSAAKGEDEVEEEGEAEVEEGGDEEGEKEEEGEGEEEEKGEEEEVVASTQAKVASGAPAEDEEEGEKEEGDEKQEEEAGKGDEEEEKGEEGEEDKKEGDAEDEAEETKSPKAKASPESEKAEEKQASGGEEEEGDEKDEADAGSDKGSTDEKEAEAKEQPKKVETETAKEDKKGKEEKEEPKSEKEKATVAETKTETPKAESPKSESPKSESPKETPKTEAPKKEAPKSESPKKEEPKAEPTKKDAPKSEPAKTETKEDSPKPADEKKSEPEKKSEDKKKEATVNGDMGKKDEKKDSDKKEVISNGVDESPTKDESSQRVVITKTVETITTDEGGVTQVTKTVTVTEKGDEGGETVSKTVEKAVKATEAD, from the exons ATGTGTGACCAGGAAGTTGGAATACCGATAAAGATAAGTGTAGCCATCAGGACCCTCCCACATCGTCGGATCAATGGTCCAGTCAAAACAAGCCTGGGCTTTTTCGCAACAGCGCCTCGAGTATATAAAGGCAGGCAGAGCTGCTATCCAGCGCTGAGAGAGCCACACACGCTACACCTATACACTACTTTACCTCGCACTTCTGTTCATCTGCACGTTCACACCCCGTCCGTCCGGATGAGTTATTCGATAGACACTATAGGAAGCCCCTACCGGAGGGTGATGGACACCAGGACGAGCTATTCGAGCCCCTCCAGCGGGTTCCGCTCCCAGACCTGGTCGAGGGCAAGCCCTACTTCTTCTTCGTACAAGAGGACCTTCAACGTCCCGGTGGCGCGAGCTTACGGCTCAACAGTTCTGAGCTCCACCGACAGCCTTGATTTCGCTCAGACCTCCATCCACAATGGAGACTACAAGCGCGCCAATGAGAAGGAACAACTCCAGGGACTCAACGACCGCTTCGCGGGCTACATCGACAAGGTGCACTTTCTGGAGCAGCAGAACAAGCAGATCGAGGCGGAGATCCAGGCACTGCGGCAGAAGCAGGTGTCGCAGTCTCAGCTGGGCGAACTTTACGACCAAGAGCTGCAGGAGTTGCGCTCCATGCTGGAGCAGATCCACCATGAGAAGGCGCAGATCCAAATGGACACCGACCACATTGAAGTAGACATCCAGCGCCTGAGAGATCGCTTCGACGAGGAAGCCCGCATCAGGGAAGAGACGGAAGCGATCGTCCGTGCCCTGAAGAAGGACATGGGTGACTCAGCACTCGTCAAAGCAGAGTTGGAGAAGAAAGTGCAGTCCCTGCAGGACGAGATCGCGTTTATCCGCAACAACCACCAAGAGGAGCTCAGCGATCTGTTAGCGCAGGTGCAGGCGTCACAGATCACCGTGGAGAAGAGGGACTACCAGAAGGCGGATATCACCGAAGCGCTGCGCGAGATTCGCTCGCAGCTGGAGGGCCACTCAACGCAAAACCTCCAGCAGGTGGAAGACTGGTTCATGTGCCGCTACTCGAAACTCACGGAGGCCGCAGAGCAAAATAAAACCGCCATCAAATCCGCACGGGACGAGATCGCAGACTATCGCCGCCAGTTACAGTCCAAAACCATCGAGCTGGAGTCTGTCCGAGGAACCAAAGAGTCTCTGGAGAGGCAGCTGAACGACATAGAGGACCGACACAACAATGACATTGCCAGCCTTCAG GAAACCATCCACCAGCTGGAAAATGAACTCAAGAGCACGAAATGGGAGATGGCACGGCATCTTCGTGAATACCAGGACCTCCTGAATGTCAAAATGGCACTAGATATAGAGATTGCAGCATACAG AAAACTTCTTGAAGGAGAGGAGAGCCACTTTAGCACTTTCCCATATCGCCAGACGGTCACCAAAGGCCCCAAGGTCAAAAGTGAGCCTCCTAAACTTAAAGTGCAACACAAGTTTGTGGAGGAGATCATCGAGGAGACGAGGGTGGAGGATGAGAAGTCTGAGATGGATGAGGCTTTGGCTGAGATGGCAGAGGAGATGTCAGCTGCCAAAGGAGAAGATGAAGTAGAGGAAGAGGGAGAGGCTGAGGTTGAAGAAGGTGGTGATGAGGAAGGAGAGAAAGAAGAGGAAGGTGAAGGTGAGGAGGAAGAAaagggagaggaggaggaggtggtCGCCTCAACCCAAGCCAAAGTAGCCTCCGGAGCCCCTGCTGAGGATGAAGAGGAGGGAGAGAAAGAAGAAGGTGATGaaaaacaagaagaagaagctGGAAAGGGTGATGAGGAGGAAGAGAAAGGAGAGGAGGGTGAGGAGGACAAGAAAGAGGGCGATGCAGAGGACGAAGCAGAAGAAACTAAATCACCCAAAGCAAAGGCCTCTCCTGAGAGTGAGAAAGCAGAAGAGAAGCAGGCCAGcggaggagaagaagaagagggtGATGAGAAAGATGAGGCAGATGCAGGTAGCGACAAAGGATCAACAGATGAAAAAGAAGCCGAAGCAAAGGAGCAGCCTAAAAAAGTAGAAACAGAAACAGCAAAGGAAGACAAGAAGGGAAAAGAGGAGAAGGAAGAGCCCAAATCTGAAAAGGAAAAGGCAACTGTGGCAGAAACCAAGACGGAGACGCCTAAAGCAGAATCTCCAAAGAGTGAGAGTCCAAAGAGCGAAAGCCCGAAGGAGACACCTAAGACAGAAGCTCCAAAAAAGGAAGCCCCCAAAAGTGAGAGTCCTAAGAAAGAGGAGCCTAAGGCAGAGCCAACCAAGAAAGATGCCCCAAAGTCAGAACCAGCGAAAACAGAAACTAAAGAAGATTCCCCAAAGCCAGCAGATGAGAAAAAGAGTGAACCAGAGAAAAAGTCTGAAGATAAAAAGAAAGAGGCAACCGTGAACGGAGACATGGGCaagaaagatgaaaagaaagaCTCCGATAAGAAGGAGGTGATCTCCAATGGAGTGGATGAGAGCCCAACCAAAGATGAATCGAGCCAGAGGGTGGTCATCACCAAGACGGTGGAGACCATCACAACTGATGAAGGCGGAGTCACACAAGTTACAAAAACTGTTACCGTCACTGAGAAAGGAGATGAGGGTGGGGAAACCGTCTCCAAAACTGTGGAGAAGGCCGTGAAGGCCACCGAAGCAGATTAG